A window of Elusimicrobiota bacterium contains these coding sequences:
- the groES gene encoding co-chaperone GroES, with the protein MVDAVLTKVKIRPLGDRVLVKPLDKEKQERGGIIIPDTAKEKPQEGEIVAAGKGKVSDDGKVLPMDVKAGDRILYGKYSGTEIKIDGDEYLIMHQDDILGILESK; encoded by the coding sequence ATGGTTGACGCGGTTCTCACCAAAGTGAAAATCCGTCCTCTGGGCGACCGGGTGCTGGTCAAGCCCTTGGACAAAGAGAAACAGGAACGCGGCGGGATCATCATCCCCGACACCGCGAAGGAAAAGCCCCAGGAAGGCGAAATCGTCGCCGCCGGCAAAGGCAAAGTGTCCGACGACGGCAAAGTCCTGCCCATGGACGTCAAAGCCGGGGACCGGATCCTCTACGGCAAATATTCCGGCACCGAAATCAAGATCGACGGGGACGAATACCTGATCATGCATCAGGACGACATCCTCGGCATCTTGGAATCCAAATAA
- a CDS encoding prepilin-type N-terminal cleavage/methylation domain-containing protein, whose amino-acid sequence MKVPRGFTLIELMLVVAIVGLLAAIAIPKFANLVDKSKEAAARGKLGTMTSAMNLYYADNEGAYPVGFLATGSPLVPRYLGELPYVEMPRTIASGRHRGNLIASAGVPCCVDDWFSDLGVAWHYSLVDHIVRLNCTHTDSKNVTWSLW is encoded by the coding sequence TTGAAAGTGCCACGGGGATTTACCTTAATCGAACTGATGCTCGTGGTCGCCATCGTCGGCCTCCTGGCGGCCATCGCCATCCCGAAATTCGCCAATCTCGTGGACAAATCGAAGGAGGCGGCCGCCCGGGGGAAGTTGGGGACGATGACAAGCGCGATGAATTTGTATTACGCCGACAACGAGGGGGCGTATCCGGTTGGTTTTTTGGCCACGGGGTCGCCGCTGGTGCCTCGTTATTTGGGGGAACTGCCTTACGTTGAAATGCCGCGAACCATCGCATCCGGTCGTCACCGGGGAAATCTTATTGCGAGCGCCGGCGTGCCTTGCTGCGTGGACGATTGGTTTTCCGACCTGGGCGTCGCCTGGCACTACAGCCTCGTGGACCACATCGTGCGCCTCAACTGCACCCACACCGACTCCAAAAACGTGACCTGGAGCCTTTGGTAA
- a CDS encoding alkene reductase yields the protein MSMLFSKFNLGPLALPNRLVMAPMTRCRAAEGNVPTDLMAEYYAQRASAGLIITEASQVCPEGQGYANTPGIYSEAQVAGWAKITSAVHRAGGRIVIQLWHVGRISHSLFQPKGALPVAPSAIAPKGTVYTPQGPKPYETPRALALEELPGIVNAYRQATLNAKKAGFDGVEIHGANGYLLDQFLRDGSNKRTDRYGGSAENRARLLLEVTDAAIQAWDKDRVGVRLSPGGTFNDMADSDTVGTFSYAIRELDRRGVAFIHLRGNHGGRCPPRGAHLPAATFRSHTRRPLIVNAGYDKARAEEVLSKGIADLVAFGVPFLANPDLPKRLETNAPLNAPDTGAFYGGSAKGYTDYPVLSTQN from the coding sequence ATGTCCATGCTTTTCTCAAAATTCAATCTGGGGCCCTTGGCCTTGCCCAACCGCCTGGTCATGGCGCCCATGACCCGCTGCCGCGCCGCGGAAGGAAACGTCCCGACGGACCTCATGGCGGAATACTACGCCCAACGGGCCTCGGCCGGCTTGATCATCACCGAAGCCTCCCAGGTTTGCCCCGAAGGACAGGGCTACGCCAACACACCGGGCATTTACAGCGAGGCCCAGGTGGCCGGATGGGCCAAAATCACCTCCGCGGTCCATCGGGCGGGTGGACGGATCGTGATTCAGCTGTGGCACGTGGGCCGGATTTCCCATTCCCTCTTTCAACCGAAGGGCGCCCTTCCCGTGGCTCCCTCGGCCATCGCCCCCAAAGGCACCGTTTATACGCCCCAGGGCCCCAAACCCTACGAGACCCCTCGGGCGCTCGCCCTGGAAGAACTCCCCGGAATCGTCAACGCCTACCGCCAGGCCACCCTGAATGCCAAAAAGGCCGGATTTGACGGAGTGGAAATCCACGGGGCCAACGGTTACCTGCTGGATCAATTCCTCCGGGACGGCAGCAACAAGCGGACGGACCGATACGGCGGATCGGCGGAAAATCGGGCCCGATTGCTTTTGGAAGTCACCGACGCGGCCATTCAAGCCTGGGACAAGGACCGGGTGGGCGTCCGGCTTTCGCCCGGGGGCACTTTTAACGACATGGCCGATTCCGATACGGTGGGGACTTTTTCCTACGCGATTCGGGAATTGGACCGCCGGGGCGTGGCCTTCATCCACCTGAGGGGAAACCACGGCGGACGATGTCCGCCACGGGGCGCCCACCTTCCCGCCGCGACCTTCCGATCCCACACCCGCCGCCCGCTCATCGTGAACGCGGGGTATGACAAAGCCCGGGCCGAAGAAGTTCTGAGCAAAGGCATCGCCGACCTGGTGGCCTTCGGCGTGCCCTTTTTGGCTAACCCGGACCTGCCGAAGCGGCTGGAAACCAACGCCCCGCTGAACGCCCCGGACACGGGCGCCTTTTACGGCGGTTCGGCCAAGGGATACACGGATTATCCCGTTTTATCAACACAAAACTAA
- a CDS encoding DUF481 domain-containing protein translates to MSATADFSQDAEYLHNFKESRDYRVNTETALIASLSTNLSLKVSYGWKFRNLPPPTFAKSDSLTAVSLIINY, encoded by the coding sequence TTGTCGGCGACGGCGGATTTCAGTCAGGACGCCGAATACCTCCACAACTTCAAGGAAAGCCGGGACTACCGGGTCAACACGGAAACGGCGTTGATCGCGTCCTTGTCGACAAACCTGTCGCTCAAGGTGTCCTACGGTTGGAAATTCCGAAACCTTCCCCCGCCGACCTTCGCCAAAAGCGATTCGCTGACGGCCGTTTCGTTGATTATTAATTACTAA
- a CDS encoding DUF481 domain-containing protein, with product MDHDRRVELVQLDHGALPDRASGRFPQHQKQGRTYRRTVLRGRKAPCKIHDRNYAFEKFQWERNTFAGFDHRYDVSGGLGREFWKTDTDSLLAELGGGYQRTTGEDRGTHQVRLGPGLREASGSCRRRRISVRTPNTSTTSRKAGTTGSTRKRR from the coding sequence ATCGACCACGATCGGCGCGTCGAACTTGTTCAGCTGGACCACGGGGCGCTTCCTGATCGAGCTTCCGGCCGGTTCCCTCAACACCAAAAGCAAGGGCGAACGTACCGCCGAACAGTATTACGCGGGCGAAAAGCTCCATGCAAAATTCACGACCGCAATTACGCCTTCGAAAAGTTCCAATGGGAACGGAACACCTTCGCGGGCTTTGATCACCGCTACGACGTGTCGGGCGGTTTGGGTCGCGAATTCTGGAAAACCGACACCGACAGCTTGCTGGCGGAGCTGGGCGGCGGGTATCAACGAACAACGGGTGAAGACCGCGGGACGCACCAAGTTCGGCTCGGGCCGGGGCTACGCGAAGCATCCGGAAGTTGTCGGCGACGGCGGATTTCAGTCAGGACGCCGAATACCTCCACAACTTCAAGGAAAGCCGGGACTACCGGGTCAACACGGAAACGGCGTTGA
- a CDS encoding OmpA family protein, producing MKEFSMKRLIALLALIFPLALTGLQAEDATGRLGLGGALGLNDAYARKSLRRGTDADVFGSAWLRFGFSKKNELMLGYDNLQLKPKGAAAAGRSIVQPVTLNLWHSVSADRRLTPFWVVGAGVADLRRMDVSRRTALAVQAGGGLEYFVCRGFSVGALIRAHHVANRHSNGTTEGTLFSAGLMANVFLPAGPAAEPAAPPVVQSAPVEKAVAALPAPDADGDGVADALDQCPGTARGVAVNANGCPRDSDNDGVSDNDDKCPNTPAGQLVNAEGCPTETVSVNLDIKFDPSQAVVKPEFDAPIKKVADFLARFPGATVVIEGHTDNAGNPATSQPLSQRRADAVRKVLVEKFAVDPARVTATGFGDAKPIADNATAAGRAQNRRVVATVSAVKK from the coding sequence ATGAAGGAGTTCTCCATGAAACGTCTTATCGCATTGCTGGCTCTTATTTTCCCCCTGGCCCTGACCGGCCTTCAAGCCGAGGACGCCACCGGGCGTCTCGGCCTCGGCGGCGCCTTGGGCTTGAACGACGCCTACGCGCGAAAATCCCTTCGCCGGGGAACCGACGCCGATGTTTTCGGATCGGCTTGGCTCCGGTTCGGTTTCTCCAAAAAGAACGAATTGATGTTGGGCTACGACAACCTTCAATTGAAGCCCAAGGGCGCCGCGGCCGCCGGACGGTCCATCGTTCAGCCCGTCACTTTGAACCTCTGGCATTCGGTGTCCGCCGATCGCCGCCTCACCCCCTTCTGGGTGGTCGGCGCCGGCGTGGCGGATTTGCGCCGGATGGACGTTTCCCGCCGCACCGCCTTGGCTGTCCAGGCCGGCGGCGGGTTGGAATATTTCGTCTGCCGCGGCTTCAGCGTGGGCGCGTTGATCCGGGCGCACCACGTGGCCAACCGCCATTCCAACGGCACGACGGAAGGCACGCTTTTTTCGGCCGGTTTGATGGCCAACGTGTTTCTGCCCGCGGGTCCCGCGGCGGAACCCGCGGCCCCTCCGGTGGTTCAATCCGCCCCCGTTGAAAAAGCCGTTGCGGCTCTTCCCGCGCCGGACGCGGACGGCGACGGCGTGGCCGACGCCTTGGATCAATGCCCCGGCACCGCCCGCGGCGTCGCGGTGAACGCCAACGGCTGTCCCCGGGATTCCGACAACGACGGCGTGTCGGACAACGACGATAAGTGCCCCAACACCCCCGCCGGGCAACTGGTGAACGCCGAAGGCTGCCCCACCGAAACCGTGAGCGTGAACCTCGACATCAAGTTCGACCCCAGCCAGGCCGTGGTGAAGCCCGAATTCGACGCGCCGATCAAAAAAGTGGCGGACTTCCTGGCCCGCTTCCCCGGGGCGACCGTGGTCATTGAAGGCCACACCGACAACGCCGGCAATCCCGCCACCAGCCAACCCTTGTCCCAGCGCCGGGCCGACGCCGTCCGGAAGGTCCTCGTTGAGAAATTCGCCGTCGATCCCGCCCGGGTGACCGCCACGGGCTTCGGCGACGCCAAACCCATCGCCGACAACGCCACCGCCGCCGGACGCGCCCAGAACCGCCGGGTGGTCGCCACCGTCTCGGCCGTGAAGAAATAA
- the mscL gene encoding large-conductance mechanosensitive channel protein MscL encodes MSLVKEFKEFAMRGNVVDMAVGVVIGGAFGKVVSSFLNDVVMPPLGMLTGGVDFTDKAVTLKPAAEGAKAVSLNYGAFVTTCVDFVIVAFAIFVVVKIMNSLKKKEPVAAPAPTEKACPQCLLTVPIAAKKCGHCTSVIA; translated from the coding sequence ATGTCTCTCGTCAAAGAATTCAAGGAATTCGCCATGCGCGGCAACGTGGTCGACATGGCGGTGGGCGTCGTGATCGGCGGCGCCTTCGGCAAGGTGGTGTCGTCCTTTTTGAACGACGTGGTCATGCCCCCCCTGGGCATGCTGACCGGCGGCGTGGACTTCACGGACAAAGCCGTGACGCTCAAGCCCGCCGCGGAAGGCGCCAAGGCCGTGTCGCTCAATTACGGGGCCTTCGTCACCACCTGCGTGGATTTCGTCATCGTGGCGTTTGCGATCTTTGTCGTCGTCAAGATCATGAACAGCCTCAAGAAAAAAGAGCCCGTCGCGGCCCCCGCCCCGACGGAAAAAGCCTGCCCCCAGTGCCTGCTCACCGTTCCCATCGCCGCGAAAAAATGCGGCCATTGCACCAGCGTCATCGCTTAA
- a CDS encoding OmpA family protein — MNSAGCPAETVSVTLDIKFDAGQFAVKPAFDEQIGKVADFMARFPNTTVVIEGHTDNAGNPATSLPLSQRRADAVRQVLVAKFHVAPGRVTAKGYGDTRPIANNKTPDGRAANRRVIATLSATKK; from the coding sequence GTGAACAGCGCCGGCTGCCCGGCCGAAACCGTGAGCGTGACGCTGGACATCAAATTCGACGCGGGCCAATTCGCCGTCAAACCCGCCTTCGACGAACAAATCGGCAAAGTGGCCGATTTTATGGCCCGGTTCCCCAACACCACGGTCGTCATTGAAGGCCACACCGATAACGCGGGGAACCCCGCCACGAGCCTTCCGCTCTCCCAGCGGCGGGCCGACGCGGTGCGCCAAGTTCTCGTGGCCAAGTTCCACGTGGCGCCCGGACGCGTGACCGCCAAAGGCTACGGAGACACGCGCCCCATCGCCAACAACAAAACGCCGGACGGACGCGCGGCCAATCGCCGCGTCATCGCCACCCTGTCGGCCACGAAAAAATAA
- a CDS encoding thrombospondin type 3 repeat-containing protein, whose product MSFPRRVQKDTGADLYLSGWVREGIGSNTELIAALDGLSAAGSSARTGIRARALTLGVLQPLNRPEDWAPYFVLAGGAAFVHAPGAVRPDVVQPVAKLGLGLERYVGAKSTLGLQLNYHHLLSNGRYAPKTSAASVALTYTSFFYCGRGAQKVLATPAAAPPPNVTPVYSHPTAVIAQDTDGDGVSDLQDNCPDTPEGQTVDAFGCPKDSDGDGVLDDLDACPNTRRGPW is encoded by the coding sequence ATGTCCTTTCCCCGCCGCGTCCAAAAAGACACCGGGGCGGACCTCTATCTTTCCGGATGGGTGCGGGAAGGCATCGGGTCCAACACCGAGTTGATCGCCGCCCTGGACGGCCTGTCGGCCGCCGGAAGTTCCGCGCGCACCGGGATTCGCGCGCGCGCCCTGACTCTGGGCGTTCTTCAACCGCTGAATCGTCCGGAGGATTGGGCCCCCTATTTCGTGTTGGCGGGCGGCGCCGCTTTCGTCCACGCCCCGGGCGCCGTGCGACCCGATGTCGTCCAACCGGTGGCCAAACTCGGTTTGGGACTGGAGCGCTACGTGGGCGCCAAGTCCACCTTGGGGCTTCAACTGAATTACCACCACCTCCTGTCCAACGGCCGTTACGCTCCCAAAACCAGCGCGGCCTCCGTGGCCCTCACCTACACCTCTTTTTTCTACTGCGGCCGGGGCGCCCAAAAAGTATTGGCGACGCCCGCGGCCGCGCCCCCGCCCAACGTGACGCCCGTCTATTCCCACCCGACCGCGGTGATCGCCCAGGACACCGACGGGGACGGCGTGTCCGATCTCCAGGACAACTGCCCGGACACCCCCGAAGGACAAACCGTCGACGCCTTCGGCTGCCCCAAGGACTCGGACGGGGACGGCGTGCTGGACGATTTGGACGCCTGTCCCAACACCCGGCGGGGGCCCTGGTGA
- a CDS encoding catalase: protein MNDEKKLTTAAGCPVAHNQNVMTAGARGPQLLQDVWFLEKLAHFDREVIPERRMHAKGSGAYGVFTTTHDITRYTRAKLFSAVGKKTELFARFTTVAGERGAADAERDIRGFAVKFYTEEGNWDMVGNNTPVFFLRDPLKFPDLNHAVKRDPRTNLRSAKNNWDFWTSLPEALHQITIVMSDRGIPATYRHMHGFASHTFSFLNAQNERFWVKFHFKSQQGIRNLTDLEAESLIGKDRESHQRDLFESLEKGEFPRWTLKVQIMPEADALKTPYNPFDLTKVWPHKDYPLIEVGVMELNRNPENFFAEVEQSAFNPANVVPGIGFSPDKMLQGRLFAYGDAQRYRLGVNHHQIPVNAPRCPAHSYHRDGAMRVDGNFGGTIGYEPNNQAEWREQPERGEPPLALSGAAAHWDHREDSDYFSQPGALFRLMTPAQQQALFANTARSVGGAPRDIQLRHAAHCFKADPAYGEGVAKALGIPGNEIPK from the coding sequence ATGAATGACGAAAAAAAATTGACCACCGCCGCCGGTTGTCCCGTGGCCCACAACCAAAACGTGATGACGGCCGGAGCGCGCGGCCCCCAACTCTTGCAAGACGTCTGGTTCCTGGAAAAATTGGCCCATTTCGACCGGGAGGTCATTCCCGAGCGCCGCATGCACGCCAAAGGTTCCGGCGCCTACGGCGTGTTCACGACCACCCACGACATCACCCGCTACACCCGCGCCAAACTTTTCTCGGCCGTCGGTAAGAAAACCGAGCTCTTCGCTCGGTTCACGACGGTCGCCGGAGAACGCGGCGCGGCGGACGCCGAACGGGACATCCGCGGTTTCGCGGTAAAGTTTTACACCGAGGAGGGCAACTGGGACATGGTGGGCAACAACACCCCCGTCTTTTTCCTCCGCGACCCGCTGAAATTCCCGGATCTGAACCACGCGGTCAAACGGGACCCACGCACCAACCTGCGCAGCGCCAAGAACAATTGGGATTTTTGGACGTCCCTGCCGGAGGCCCTCCATCAAATCACCATCGTGATGAGCGACCGGGGGATTCCCGCGACCTACCGCCACATGCACGGGTTCGCTTCCCACACCTTCAGTTTCCTCAACGCCCAAAACGAGCGTTTTTGGGTCAAGTTCCACTTCAAGTCGCAGCAGGGCATTCGCAATCTGACCGACCTGGAGGCGGAGTCTCTGATCGGCAAAGACCGCGAAAGCCACCAGCGGGATCTTTTCGAAAGCCTCGAAAAGGGAGAATTCCCACGCTGGACCCTCAAGGTCCAGATTATGCCGGAAGCGGACGCCTTAAAAACGCCTTACAACCCCTTCGATCTGACCAAAGTCTGGCCCCACAAGGACTACCCTTTGATCGAGGTGGGCGTTATGGAACTCAACCGAAATCCCGAGAATTTCTTCGCGGAGGTCGAGCAATCCGCTTTCAACCCCGCCAACGTGGTCCCGGGAATCGGCTTTTCGCCTGACAAAATGCTCCAAGGCCGTCTTTTCGCCTACGGCGACGCCCAGCGGTACCGGCTGGGGGTCAACCACCACCAAATCCCCGTGAACGCGCCCCGGTGCCCGGCCCACAGCTACCATCGGGACGGGGCCATGCGGGTGGATGGGAATTTCGGCGGCACCATCGGCTACGAACCCAACAACCAGGCTGAATGGCGGGAACAACCCGAGCGGGGGGAGCCGCCCTTGGCGTTGAGCGGCGCCGCCGCCCATTGGGATCACCGGGAAGACTCGGATTATTTTTCGCAGCCCGGGGCTCTTTTTCGCCTCATGACCCCGGCTCAACAGCAGGCTCTTTTCGCAAACACGGCCCGCTCCGTCGGCGGAGCTCCACGGGACATCCAACTTCGACACGCGGCGCATTGTTTCAAAGCGGACCCCGCCTATGGCGAAGGAGTCGCCAAGGCCCTGGGGATCCCCGGAAACGAAATTCCGAAATAA
- a CDS encoding redoxin domain-containing protein — protein MSDTAKIGQVVPDFQMDVYDPRSGEFGTFSLAEARKKGQWTVLVFYPADYTFVCPTELADVARQQDELAKSGAQVLGVSRDTKFVHLAWRREEKLLKDVRYPLASDPTGAVSRLFGVLDEASGLAFRGTFIIAPDGKLTGSEINFFNVGRSAEELVRKVKANVYLAQHPQEACPANWSEGAKTLKPGANLVGRVADALA, from the coding sequence ATGAGCGACACCGCAAAAATCGGTCAGGTCGTCCCTGACTTCCAGATGGACGTCTACGACCCCCGGTCGGGGGAGTTCGGCACTTTCTCGCTGGCCGAAGCGCGCAAGAAAGGGCAGTGGACCGTCCTCGTGTTTTACCCCGCCGACTACACGTTCGTGTGTCCGACGGAATTGGCCGACGTGGCCCGCCAACAGGACGAGCTCGCCAAATCCGGCGCCCAGGTGCTCGGCGTGAGCCGGGACACCAAGTTCGTCCACCTCGCTTGGCGACGGGAGGAAAAACTCCTCAAAGACGTCCGTTACCCCCTGGCCTCGGACCCGACCGGCGCCGTGAGCCGCCTCTTCGGCGTTTTGGACGAAGCCAGCGGTTTGGCCTTCCGCGGCACGTTCATCATCGCGCCGGACGGCAAATTAACCGGGTCCGAAATCAACTTCTTCAACGTCGGCCGAAGCGCGGAGGAACTGGTGCGTAAAGTGAAGGCCAACGTCTACCTCGCCCAGCATCCCCAGGAAGCCTGTCCGGCCAACTGGTCGGAGGGCGCAAAAACCCTAAAACCCGGCGCGAATCTTGTGGGCCGGGTGGCCGACGCCCTCGCTTAA
- a CDS encoding DNA starvation/stationary phase protection protein encodes MTNAAPLKPAAPSVVVEALTRVLADSYRLTVKTQNFHWNVVGPHFAPLHAQFQSQYEELADAVDEVAERLRALGQRAPGSMKEFLALGSLPEAQNEELADDMVRSLEKGHRALTQGAKAALDAAQRAGDDVTVDLMVERIAAHDKAAWMLSSFLVH; translated from the coding sequence ATGACCAACGCCGCCCCGCTCAAACCCGCCGCTCCGTCCGTCGTCGTAGAGGCCCTGACCCGGGTCCTCGCCGACAGTTACCGGCTCACCGTTAAAACCCAAAACTTCCACTGGAACGTGGTGGGGCCCCATTTCGCCCCCCTGCACGCCCAGTTCCAATCCCAATACGAGGAGCTCGCGGACGCCGTCGATGAGGTGGCCGAGCGTCTTCGGGCCCTGGGCCAACGGGCGCCGGGATCGATGAAGGAATTTTTGGCGCTCGGAAGCCTCCCCGAAGCCCAAAACGAGGAATTGGCCGACGACATGGTCCGGTCCCTGGAAAAAGGCCACCGGGCCCTGACCCAAGGCGCGAAAGCGGCCCTGGACGCCGCCCAGCGGGCGGGGGACGACGTGACGGTCGACCTGATGGTGGAACGCATCGCCGCCCACGACAAGGCCGCCTGGATGTTGAGCAGTTTTTTGGTTCATTGA
- a CDS encoding hydrogen peroxide-inducible genes activator encodes MEMQELRYAAAVYRERHFVRAANRAHVSQPTLSQGLKKLERELGAALFERSPRGVRVTPAGEKFIHKILPALAALDGAAEDLIADAGEPTGVVRLGAIPTVGPYVVPRALPLLRKCAPRLTVEIHEVTTSLLLGQLKDGRLDLGLLALPVGERGFTARPFGEEPFRLAVAPDHPLARKKTVSVRDLAEERMLVLQEGHCFRQQSLAFCKMAANDPRVIFEGSSLGSVMRLAAAGEGVTLVPRIAADPGESPGLRFIPFERPEPRRQIGALWRSGAAGTPGQKAVLEALARAWTSAVEEGEKKV; translated from the coding sequence ATGGAAATGCAGGAATTGCGCTACGCGGCGGCGGTGTATCGGGAACGGCATTTCGTCCGGGCGGCGAACCGCGCGCACGTCAGCCAGCCGACGTTGAGCCAGGGGCTGAAAAAACTGGAACGGGAGCTGGGCGCCGCCCTCTTTGAGCGGTCCCCCCGGGGGGTGCGCGTGACCCCGGCGGGCGAAAAGTTTATCCACAAGATCTTGCCGGCGTTGGCCGCCCTCGACGGCGCGGCGGAGGACTTAATAGCGGACGCGGGAGAGCCCACCGGGGTGGTTCGACTGGGCGCGATCCCCACCGTGGGCCCGTACGTGGTGCCCCGCGCCCTGCCCCTCCTGCGAAAATGCGCGCCCCGGTTGACGGTGGAAATCCACGAAGTCACGACCTCCCTGTTGCTCGGCCAATTGAAGGACGGCCGACTGGATTTGGGCCTGCTGGCGTTGCCCGTGGGGGAGCGCGGGTTCACGGCCCGGCCCTTTGGAGAGGAGCCCTTCCGGCTGGCCGTGGCTCCGGACCACCCGTTGGCGCGAAAAAAAACCGTTTCGGTGCGGGACTTGGCGGAGGAGCGAATGTTGGTGCTTCAGGAGGGTCATTGCTTTCGCCAGCAAAGCCTGGCTTTTTGCAAAATGGCGGCCAACGATCCGCGCGTTATTTTTGAAGGCAGCAGTTTGGGTTCGGTGATGCGGTTGGCGGCGGCGGGGGAAGGCGTGACGCTGGTTCCCCGAATCGCCGCGGATCCGGGGGAGAGCCCGGGCCTTCGATTCATCCCCTTTGAGCGACCGGAACCCCGGCGGCAAATCGGTGCCCTGTGGCGCTCGGGCGCCGCGGGCACCCCGGGTCAAAAAGCCGTGCTGGAGGCCTTGGCCCGAGCCTGGACCTCGGCGGTGGAGGAAGGGGAAAAGAAGGTTTAG
- a CDS encoding DUF1957 domain-containing protein, whose translation MTPAPQGFLNLVLHAHLPYVRHPEYPDFLEEDWFYEAITETYVPLLDMMERLAGENIHFRLTMSLTPPLCNMLADELLMSRYRVKLNTLIELAEKEVLRTRQLPSAYQETAQMYLSRFRRVREIVDACGGRLLQRFRALQDHGLLEIITCGATHGYLPLMIHEESRRAQIRVASRDYQRHFGRPPRGIWLPECAYAPGVDALLKEEGISFSFLDSHGLLFGKPRPRHGVFAPIFAPGGVAFFGRDMETAQQVWSAEQGYPGDLSYREFYRDVGYDLDYNYIRPYLHEDGVRRNIGIKYHRVTGRVALADKEPYQPARARETAAAHAGNFLFNRERQIEYLKGVMNRPPVVTSIYDAELFGHWWFEGPDFLECLLRKIHFDQNLFKTTNGVEYLAQVPEQQIVEPEPSSWGDKGYHEVWLNASNDWIYPHLHIAAERMIRLANIHPHADGILRRYLNQAARELLLAQSSDWAFLMTVGTARQYSEKRTRDHIGRFLDLFHRINENRMEEGPLAPIEGADNIFPDIDYRAYQSAPLRETAGVR comes from the coding sequence ATGACGCCGGCGCCCCAGGGGTTTTTAAACCTCGTTTTGCACGCGCACCTGCCCTACGTGCGCCATCCGGAATATCCCGATTTCCTCGAAGAAGATTGGTTCTACGAAGCCATCACGGAAACGTACGTGCCGCTTCTGGACATGATGGAGCGCCTGGCCGGGGAAAACATCCATTTCCGCCTGACCATGAGCCTCACGCCGCCTCTTTGCAACATGCTCGCGGACGAACTGCTCATGTCCCGCTATCGCGTCAAACTGAACACCCTGATCGAGCTGGCGGAAAAAGAAGTTCTGCGCACCCGCCAATTGCCCTCCGCCTACCAAGAAACCGCCCAAATGTATCTCTCCCGCTTCCGCCGCGTGCGGGAGATTGTTGACGCCTGCGGCGGCCGGCTGCTGCAGCGTTTCCGGGCTCTCCAGGACCACGGCCTTTTGGAAATCATCACCTGCGGCGCGACCCACGGCTATTTGCCTCTCATGATCCACGAGGAATCCCGGCGGGCCCAAATCCGCGTGGCGTCGCGCGATTACCAACGGCATTTCGGCCGCCCCCCCCGGGGCATTTGGTTGCCCGAATGCGCCTACGCCCCGGGCGTGGACGCGCTCTTAAAAGAAGAGGGCATTTCTTTTTCGTTCCTGGATTCCCACGGCCTGCTTTTTGGAAAACCCCGGCCGCGCCACGGCGTGTTCGCGCCGATCTTCGCCCCGGGCGGGGTGGCCTTTTTCGGACGGGACATGGAAACCGCCCAACAGGTTTGGTCCGCCGAGCAGGGCTACCCCGGCGATCTGTCCTATCGGGAATTCTACCGGGACGTGGGCTACGATTTGGACTACAACTACATCCGGCCCTATTTGCACGAAGACGGCGTGCGGCGCAACATCGGCATCAAATACCACCGGGTCACCGGCCGGGTGGCCCTGGCCGACAAGGAACCCTACCAACCGGCCCGGGCCCGGGAAACCGCCGCCGCCCACGCGGGGAACTTCCTTTTCAATCGGGAAAGGCAAATCGAATATTTAAAAGGCGTGATGAACCGGCCCCCCGTGGTGACGTCCATTTACGACGCGGAGCTCTTCGGCCATTGGTGGTTCGAGGGTCCGGACTTCCTGGAATGCCTGCTTCGCAAAATCCACTTTGATCAAAACCTGTTTAAGACCACCAACGGCGTGGAATACTTGGCCCAGGTGCCGGAACAACAGATCGTCGAGCCCGAGCCGTCCAGCTGGGGCGATAAAGGCTACCACGAAGTGTGGCTGAACGCCTCCAACGACTGGATCTACCCCCATCTGCACATCGCCGCCGAGCGGATGATCCGCCTGGCCAACATCCACCCCCACGCCGACGGAATACTTCGGCGCTACCTGAACCAGGCGGCCCGGGAGCTTTTACTGGCCCAATCGTCGGACTGGGCGTTTTTGATGACGGTCGGGACCGCCCGTCAATACTCGGAGAAGCGCACCCGGGACCACATCGGACGATTTTTGGATTTGTTCCACCGGATCAACGAAAACCGGATGGAAGAAGGCCCTCTCGCTCCGATCGAAGGCGCCGACAACATTTTCCCGGACATCGATTACCGGGCCTACCAAAGCGCTCCCCTGCGGGAAACCGCCGGGGTCCGCTAA